One genomic region from Molothrus aeneus isolate 106 chromosome 24, BPBGC_Maene_1.0, whole genome shotgun sequence encodes:
- the CNTN2 gene encoding contactin-2, with protein sequence MGGTAGLIHTSLAVGTFLVWCQAQGGMRSYGPVFEEQPSHTLFPEGSAEEKVTLACRARANPPASYRWKMNGTELKLEPDSRYRLVAGDLVISNPVKAKDSGSYQCVASNSRGTVVSREASLRFGFLQEFSAEERDPVKITEGWGVMFTCSPPPHYPGLSYRWLLNEFPNFIPADGRRFISQTTGNLYIAKTEASDLGNYSCFATSHMDFITKSVFSKFSRLSLAAEDARQFPPSIKAKFPADTYALTGQVVTLECFAFGNPVPRIKWRKLDGPQSSKWIGSEPLLQIQQAGFEDEGTYECEAENAKGRDTHQGRIIIHAQPDWLDVISDTEADIGSDLRWSCVASGKPRPTVRWLRDGQLLTSQNRIEVSGGELRFSKLVLEDSGMYQCVAENKHGTVYASAELTVQALAPDFRLNPVKRLIPAARSGKVIIPCQPRAAPKATVLWTKGTELLVNSSRVTITADGTLILQNISKSDEGKYTCFAENFMGKANSTGILSVRDATKITLAPSSADINVGENLTLQCHASHDPTMDLTFTWSLDDFPIDFDKSEGHYRRASAKEAIGDLSISNAQLRHSGRYTCTAQTVVDSASESATLTVRGPPGPPGGVVVRDIGDTSVQLSWSRGFDNHSPIARYLIEARTLLSNQWKQMRTNPINIEGNAETAQVVNLIPWMDYEFRVLASNILGIGEPSLPSSKIRTKEAAPTVAPSGLGGGGGAPNELIITWTPTLRDYQNGDGFGYIVSFRRKGSQAWLRARVPHAESLHFVYRNESIAPYTPFEVKIRAYNRKGEGPESLTAIVYSAEEEPKAAPYRVIAKSVLSSEMDVSWEPVEQGEMTGVLLGYEIRYWKDGDKEEAADRVRTAGLVTSAHVTGLNPNTDYHVSVRAYNRAGTGPPSPATNVTTTRPPPKRPPGNISWTFSGSTVSIKWDPVVAKADESAVTGYKMLYRQDSHSAPTLYLASKSHIDIPIPEDFTHAFVQIRVTGPGGDGTPAEVHILRNSGTSMMVEDSGMRPAPHVVVVTTNSLLMVALISSLEL encoded by the exons ATGGGAGGCACCGCTGGGCTCATCCACACCTCCCTGGCCGTCGGCACCTTCCTGG TTTGGTGCCAAGCCCAGGGCGGGATGAGGAGCTACGGGCCGGTGTTCGAGGAGCAGCCATCCCACACCCTCTTCCCTGAGGGCTCGGCAGAAGAAAAGGTCACCCTGGCCTGCCGAGCCCGGGCCAATCCCCCCGCCAGCTACAG GTGGAAGATGAATGGCACGGAACTAAAGCTGGAGCCGGATTCCCGCTACAGGCTGGTGGCCGGGGATCTGGTGATCAGCAACCCCGTGAAAGCCAAGGATTCCGGCTCCTACCAGTGCGTGGCATCCAATTCCAGGGGCACCGTGGTGAGCAGGGAGGCCTCGCTCCGCTTTGGCT TTTTGCAGGAATTCTCAGCGGAAGAGCGGGACCCCGTGAAGATCACTGAGGGCTGGGGGGTGATGTTCACCTGCAGCCCCCCGCCCCACTACCCAG gttTATCCTACCGGTGGCTCCTGAATGAGTTCCCCAATTTCATCCCTGCTGATGGGAGACGTTTCATCTCCCAGACCACGGGCAACCTCTACATTGCCAAGACAGAGGCCTCGGACCTGGGCAACTACTCCTGCTTTGCCACAAGCCACATGGACTTCATCACCAAGAGCGTCTTCAGCAAGTTCTCCCgcctcagcctggctgcagagg ATGCCAGGCAGTTCCCACCCAGCATCAAGGCCAAGTTCCCTGCGGACACCTACGCTCTGACCGGGCAGGTGGTGACCCTGGAGTGcttcgcctttggaaa CCCCGTGCCCCGGATCAAGTGGAGGAAGCTGGATGGGCCACAGTCCTCCAAGTGGATCGGCAGTGAGCCCCTGCTGCAGATCCAGCAGGCTGGATTTGAGGATGAGGGGACGTACGAGTGTGAGGCGGAAAACGCCAAAGGGAGGGACACCCACCAGGGACGCATCATCATCCACG cccagcccgaCTGGCTGGACGTGATCTCGGACACCGAGGCCGACATCGGGTCCGACCTGCGCTGGAGCTGCGTGGCCTCGGGCAAGCCCCGGCCCACGGTGCGGTGGCTGCGGGATGGGCAGCTCCTGACGTCCCAG AACCGCATCGAAGTGAGCGGTGGAGAGCTGAGATTTTCCAAGCTAGTCCTGGAGGACTCTGGCATGTATCAGTGTGTGGCTGAGAACAAGCATGGCACAGTTTATGCAAGTGCTGAATTAACAGTGCAAG CCTTAGCTCCAGATTTTAGACTAAACCCGGTGAAGCGCCTGATCCCGGCAGCCCGCAGTGGGAAGGTCATCATCCCGTGCCAGCCACGAGCAGCACCAAAAGCCACCGTGCTCTGGACCAAAGGGACAGAACTCCTGGTCAACAGCAGCAG GGTGACGATTACAGCAGACGGGACCCTGATCCTGCAGAACATCAGCAAATCCGATGAGGGAAAATACACCTGCTTTGCTGAGAACTTCATGGGCAAAGCCAACAGCACTGGAATCCTCTCTGTCCGAG ATGCCACCAAGATCACGCTGGCACCATCGAGTGCCGACATCAACGTGGGCGAGAACctcaccctgcagtgccacGCGTCCCACGACCCCACCATGGACCTCACCTTCACCTGGTCCCTGGATGATTTCCCCATCGACTTTGACAAGTCCGAGGGGCACTACCGGCGAGCCAGCGCG AAGGAGGCCATTGGGGACCTCAGCATCTCCAACGCGCAGCTGCGGCACTCGGGGCGTTACACCTGCACGGCCCAGACTGTGGTGGACAGCGCGTCCGAGTCAGCCACGCTCACCGTCAGAG GACCTCCAGGCCCACCTGGAGGGGTGGTGGTGAGGGACATTGGAGACACCAGCgtccagctgagctggagccGTGGCTTCGACAACCACAGCCCCATCGCCAGGTACCTCATTGAGGCCCGGACCCTCCTGTCCAACCAATGGAAGCAGATGCGCACCA ATCCCATAAACATCGAGGGCAACGCGGAGACGGCGCAGGTGGTGAACCTCATCCCGTGGATGGATTACGAGTTCCGGGTCCTGGCCAGCAACATCCTGGGAATTGGGGAGCCCAGTCTGCCCTCCAGCAAAATCCGCACCAAGGAAGCAG CACCGACAGTGGCACCGTCCGGgctcggcggcggcggaggggcTCCCAACGAGCTCATCATCACCTGGACG ccgaCGCTGCGGGACTACCAGAACGGGGACGGCTTTGGGTACATCGTGTCCTTCCGGAGGAAGggcagccaggcctggctgagGGCGCGGGTGCCGCACGCGGAGTCGCTGCACTTCGTGTACCGCAACGAGAGCATCGCGCCCTACACCCCCTTCGAGGTGAAGATCAGGGCCTACAACAGGAAAGGGGAGGGCCCCGAGAGCCTCACGGCCATCGTGTACTCGGCAGAGGAAG AACCCAAAGCGGCTCCTTACAGGGTCATTGCCAAGTCTGTCCTGTCCTCGGAGATGGATGTGTCCTGGGAGCCCGTGGAGCAGGGAGAAATGACTGGAGTGCTTCTGGGATACGAG ATCCGGTACTGGAAGGACGGGGACAAGGAGGAGGCGGCTGACAGAGTGAGGACAGCGGGGCTGGTGACATCGGCCCATGTCACCGGCCTGAACCCCAACACCGACTACCACGTGTCAGTGCGAGCCTACAACCGGGCAGGGACCGGCCCCCCGAGCCCCGCCACCAACGTCACCACCACGAGACCTC CACCAAAAAGGCCACCTGGGAACatctcctggactttttccggCTCCACAGTCAGCATCAAGTGGGACCCCGTGGTGGCCAAGGCAGACGAGTCGGCGGTGACGGGGTACAAG ATGCTCTACAGGCAGGATTCCCACTCGGCCCCCACCCTGTACCTGG